The Nitrosococcus watsonii C-113 genome includes the window TCCAGGCGTAGGCTGCCTCCTGCCCTGGCTGATGAGATAACACCATCAGAATAACCCACTTAAGATGCTCCAAGTCAAAATCTTCCGCCTCTAACGCCATCACCCGATCAATAATTAATTCCCGGGTCATGGAATCCAACACGCCAACTTGCTCTAAAAATAATAGAAAACCACGGCATTCCGTGTCTAATTTCTCTTTCTCGTGCAGCGTAAAGATACGAATCGATGAGTTGGTTACCGGAAACCGCCGTGGCTCGCTTTGCTGTAACAAGGCTAGCCCTTCCAACCAATCAAACGCCTTACCTATTTCGGCATGGTGAAAACCCGCTTCTGTTAGCTCTACTTCCAATGATTCCTTCGTGGGCTGAGACTCAACCTCGCTATCCATATAGTTCTGAAATAGGTACATCAACACATCGAGCACATTTTCTTTCATGATTGGCCCTCTTTACCGCATCGGAGGTAGTGTCCTCCAGGCAATGCCGTGATGCAGCCTTGTAACTCTAATACTAAAAGCATGGAGGAAACCGCTTCTGCCGTCAATCCACAGCGCTCAACCAAGCGATCTATGGGAAGAGGATCATAGCCTAAGCACTCCAATAGCAACCGATATTCTGGATCATCCGTCGATGCCTCTATTTCCTTAGGCGATTCCTGGAATTGTAGGTTCGGTATTGCGCCTGCTAAAGCTCCTAATTCCTCCCAAATATCTTGGGCAGCTTCCACTAGCTTGGCGCCCTCTCGGATAAGATGATGGCAACCCCGAGCGAGGGGATTATGGATAGAACCAGGGATAGCAAATACCTCCCGCCCCTGTTCCGCGCCTAAACGGGCCGTAATGAGAGAGCCACTTTGTAAAGCGGCTTCAACCACGAGAATGCCCCAGCTAAGACCACTGATAAGCCGGTTGCGGCGTGGGAAATTCCGGGGTAGCGGAGGAGTTCCAATGGGGAATTCCGATACTAATGCCCCGCTCTCGGCAATGGCGTGAGCCAAGGCATGATGCCGAGCCGGATAAACTCTGTCTAGCCCTGTTCCCGCCACAGCTATCGTCGCCGCTTTTGCAGCTAGCGCTCCCTCATGGGCGGCGGCATCAATACCAAGCGCCAGTCCGCTACTAATCACTAAACCTGAATTGGCCAGATAGGTAGCAAACTGCGCAGCTGTTTCAGCCCCCGCAGGAGAAGGATTACGGCTGCCCACAATGGCTAGTTGAGGTAAAGAAAGCAGAGACGGATCACCATGAATAAACAAGACGGGAGGCGGATCGGGAATCTCCCGTAGTAGCTGCGGATACTCTGGATCGGCCAAAGTGAGTAAATAATGGTCTGGCTGCTCCAGCCATTTTAGATCCTGCTCTACCGCTTTCCA containing:
- the dprA gene encoding DNA-processing protein DprA; translation: MDERAYWLALHRAPGVGSISFCRLLEKYGSPAAIFAAPERVAGLSGEVRHYLRQPDWKAVEQDLKWLEQPDHYLLTLADPEYPQLLREIPDPPPVLFIHGDPSLLSLPQLAIVGSRNPSPAGAETAAQFATYLANSGLVISSGLALGIDAAAHEGALAAKAATIAVAGTGLDRVYPARHHALAHAIAESGALVSEFPIGTPPLPRNFPRRNRLISGLSWGILVVEAALQSGSLITARLGAEQGREVFAIPGSIHNPLARGCHHLIREGAKLVEAAQDIWEELGALAGAIPNLQFQESPKEIEASTDDPEYRLLLECLGYDPLPIDRLVERCGLTAEAVSSMLLVLELQGCITALPGGHYLRCGKEGQS
- a CDS encoding DUF494 family protein — its product is MKENVLDVLMYLFQNYMDSEVESQPTKESLEVELTEAGFHHAEIGKAFDWLEGLALLQQSEPRRFPVTNSSIRIFTLHEKEKLDTECRGFLLFLEQVGVLDSMTRELIIDRVMALEAEDFDLEHLKWVILMVLSHQPGQEAAYAWMEDLVFDEVSDLLH